aacaactttaattcttgaaaattttcattttcaggacgttaaagatggttttaatagcattaatctaAATACGAAACCtaaatcctcgttttgacaaaaaataaaccacagttctttatctgaaaattagtaaaatcacaagggttttatttgaaattgaaCTTATGTTTTATTAATCCAAATAGTGATCTGAAAACATGGAGAATGTAATGAAGGGCCGAAAATGTCCGTATGTATTtgtaaatgttattttattttattttttgcccTATTTGTTTTTtgggatttatattttatttttattcaccGTCTATATTCTTTGAAATGAAAATGGTGAAACGATAAGGCTCAGTAATTATGTTTTTCCTAATAGGTGAAATGGCATATGACATAATATGTATAATTCATTCATATAAACTTAAAAAATTCAATAGTTTACGAAAATGTGCATAAGAGTGTAGATAGGAAGTTGGCGTGTTCATCAAAGGTCTCGGGGGTATTTGATATCTCATTCCGGAGGGATATTGATATTCCCTGAGAGTTTTTAATTTCTCAAAACTCAGTCGGACAATAAATATTGAGTAAAGTCTAAAAACGACCATTGTTCTTTCACTTTTTGTTAAACCGATATCTGAAATAAAAAATTGTTGAGATAAGATATGTGAttttcgttttactaaaaacaatgataacactataaaaataacgattaacgacctcaaaataaaaaagtatacGGATATTTTAGACTTTACCATAAATCTTTGTAATATTCTTGTACCTAATTAAATGATATATGACCATACCGAGCCTAACAAATATCCTAATTTAAACCCGAATTCAAAGTTACATATTGTTATACTAGAATTCTTACTTTCTAAACTTGGAGTTCaaaatttaactttttaatgGAGGATTTGTAAACTCATCCTAAATCCTAAATTTTAGGATATCTTCgcaatgaatatatatattctgTTTTGATctaaatttttatgttaaaaaaaagCTGGTTTCAGTttcatttttatacttttttttcatTCTCTCCCAATTATATTTTGTAACATTTTTTAGGATTTGAATCCGAGATTAATAATTTAAGCGAGCTGAAATTTTTAATCATTCAAACTTTTGAATTAGTCAaataaatttcaatttatttattcatgagGAGTTTTTCCATGGACTAAATACTAATGAAAAACTAAATGAATATTATTCCGGGTTAATTATAGGTAGATGTGATGTAGTTACATGGATTTGTATATtggtatctgttttttttttttttttttttttttttttttttttttttacaaacgcaATCATgaggttgcaaaattttacatttttgcaaattttcaagaattaaaattatttagtatcatatttactatggaaccatattttttatttttcaaaatcatcattttttgagttttctctctctaaatattaactttctctctcataaaaaaacaacactaaatgacatcaaacctaaaaagttgaagaattaaagttgcttaagatatcatttaactctagaaattttcatttcgagttcgttatcggtcaaattctgacaaagtgaacccaaatacaaaattttgcaaactaGAGGATTacatttgcaaaaaaaaaaaaataccacaagtaCCAATCTGCAAATCGGCGAAATCACATGACatttatatgtaattaaccttataattttttattggaaGTTGATTGATGTAAAGAAAAAATTATATAGTTATTATACTTTTTTATTGTTAACATCCAATTAGAGATGGTAAAAGTATACACGATCGATATGTAATTTTAATGTTAAGGTTTAAGTTAGTAGGTGACATGTCATTTTTTAGTTAACACGAAATTGATACGTAAATTTTTTATGTTAGATTAGGATTAACATGCTATTCAAAAAATGACACAAATAACACGAATacttaaaattattgttatattctttcATATTTTTACATGTTATTTTTTGTAATAAAGTTAATAAAATTACACGACTCGAACCTCTTAtattttataaacacattacataacTCCCCCGATATAATATCATTAGACTTGTGAATCATGAGTGATCCAAAAATGAcaacaaatatttaaaaataataacatattctcttatatttttaaaaatcacCAACACGATAAAAATAAATCTGACCTAATAACACAATATGGAATTGATACTTAACTCGATTAGATTATTACTAATTCAAGTTTGACTCATTTTAACACTACACGGAAATTGAACCAAAAATACTCTACCCaaccaataaataaataaaaacaaaatacatataacttgattcaaaatttaaaattatagtcaaactttcataaattaatactcgataaattaataacctctttaaaataataatttcttctggtcccgattTGGGCCAGATCACTAAttttatactcgataaattaataaattctataaattaataaaatttcatagtcccaacattattaatttatagaggttttactgtaattgGCGTACAGTTATTTGGTGAGTTGTGATTATAATAAATTTTCTTCCTTATTTAgagaaaaaaatcaattaaaatacaaaacattaactcagctttagctGAATCTATAAACTCTACACCATGAGTACCCTCGTAGAAGTGAGCCACATTCATCACACCGTTATCTTCTAGCATTTTAGCAAATCCCATCTGTCGATCAATCATCGGATCCCCATAAGCACCAAATACAAGTACCCGCAAACCCGATTCCCGAATAATTTGGCACTTGTTTAAACCCGAAACCATTGGATTACAGTACTCATGATCCCTATCCGACCCGACCGGCAAAGAATATTCCCACAAAAAATCAGTCCCATCCAGCGGCAAACCACAGTTGTTACCCATTTTCAACTCCGACCCGGTTCTTTCCAACCCGCCAAAAAAAGGATGGTGAAGTACTAATCCTTGAACCTTCAACGGCTCCAACTCCCGACCCGATTTACAAACTCGGAGCCCCGTATGATACGCAATGTTTCCACCAGCACTAGTGCCCATAAGAAAACATCTGGACACATCAGCAAATTGAGTCAACCAATCCTCTTGAGAAGACTTTATAAATTGCAGCGCCTCAAAAGCATCGTCGTATGCAGCCGGAAGGCGGTGTTCGGGCGCACTACGATACTCAACGGAGACTACAACTGCATCAATGCGTTGAGACATGATGACGCAGAAGTCATGGTTAATGGTTGAATCTGCAGCGAAGAAAACAAAGCCGCCGCCGTGAAAATAAAGTAGGAGAGGAAGGCGGCGGTTGTTGGCGGCGGAGGATGAAGAATCGAGTAGGTGGCGTGGAAGGTAAATTCGGAGCCAAGTTTTGTTAGCGGAGTTGATTTGGATGTCTTTAGTTAGGACaggaagagaggaagatgaatttGGAGGTACAGTAGGATAATTAAAGACACGGGTATGGGTTCCATCTGGGTTTGAAACGATCCAACTTCGGAAATCGGGATTAGGGGGCTCTGCGTCTGCCATAGAGATTGTTGCAGAGAATTACGTGATGAGGGGCATATTttatagagttgctgatgctgATCACATTTTGTAAGAATTCAACGGAGCGATTAATGTAGGAAGTGGAGGAGTTTTGTCTCATGTGAGACATAATATTCACACAATCCCATTCCTCACATGCACTAAGATAGAAGCCCTATAAATTAATGCTAAATTGAACAGTTCCACTCTAATTAACAATGTTTTAAACCATATTCATAATAATACACACATTGGTTTAAGAGAATAACCacacaaataatatatatatattaataaaattttattatttttacctAGATCTGTTCATGGCTGAGCTTAGCACTAAATTGCTTTATTCAAGCAAATCCAACGCATAGTATATTTCCATCGGGTTTAGACTGGACTGGGAAGACTAAAAAACTAATTCCCAGATTGTTGCTATCTACTCCAATAACGAATCATTGGtctcttttttttcaaattatgaGAAGAGCTTGCGTAACCTCTGACACAAACCCACCCGTTAGAGTAGCGAGCGGCCTTTTACTTTGGTGGGGATTAGTCATGCACTTAAGCGATGGGTCCAACAAAGTTCATCAATCAAATGAGTAAAAAAATCCTTTAACTCCATTTTCTTTCGGCTTTTATTTAGGTAAAATTGAACACCAGCAGAAATTTAACCAAATCCAGTCCATTTAAATCCAATTATTCTATTTATATGATGAATatacttaataataaaattccaCTACTAAAATCATATAATGCAAGAATGATATCtttatacttaaaaaaattGCCACTGTATATTAtacatttatttttttggggagtaatatattataaatttatgaTCAGcgtgttttcaaatttaatGGCAGTGTGATTTATTTCCAAATCTATGATAATATCCAAAATTCCTTATTTTCAGCATTTAAAGGTAATAGTGGACCAAGCCGGGCCAACTCGGATTTTAAAGTAAATTTTAAATCCAACCCATTTAATTTGCGGGTTTGAATGGGTTCGGAATATGTGTCCAAACCCAATCTGTAAAGAGCAGGCTTGGATGGGATTGGCGGACCAATGGATCTGGTCTACATTTATCAGATAAATATAatagtttaaaaatatttatatattttaaaataaaaaaatctttaTAAACATTTAAGAAAATATTTCAATGGAATGATCTATAGTGAAAACTTAGCTAATCTACCACAAAGAAAAACTAACTTTTCTAAAAAAGTCAACAGCTATGAAGGTTTAAATGGAGTTTTTCGGTAACAGTGTGGGCTCAAGCTCTTTGCTTTCTTAGATTCGTCTCCTACCTATAATGTATTATGTTTAAAAAGAAATTAGTAACATATGGAAAAGGTTAATAGAGTTTTTCTGTAATAGTGTGGGCTCAAGCCCCTTTATTCCCCTATATCAGTCTCatctatctattatatatataaagtgtgGAATAAAAGTAACACTTGTCGAGAAATTAGAAGATTAACATGCTGATGTGGCTTCATATTAAAAGAGTTTGCTGATGTatcattttctaaattaatgtgtttttataattaattaaattgtaATTCGTATATATCACTTCCaacgaaaaaaacaaaaaaggttGCATCTTCCATAAAATAACACTCTCATTAGTCGGTTAGACTTCTCTCACACCAACACTAGCTTTCCTTATCTTATCTATCGCTTACAAATTCTATTATGTATATCACATTACCGTTTCAATCAGTAGAGTTGTATTAGATCTAAACTTCAATTAGGGTTTTCCAAAGATATCACAacatttgtatatatatataccatgtGTTTTAGATCAGTAGGAGCCGAAGCTGTTGGTTTCTTTCAAAGTTTCATGCATTTCTTATTTCCTTTCTTTTCAATTAgcaaatcacaattttttttttcgtcTCCAGTTGATCCAACCATCACTGATGATTCTGTTGACAGCTATTTGGAAGAGGTTTGCCCGCACTTGTGAATCGGACTTTACTTTAATCCCGAACGGAATACTTCTTATTTCAGGTTCAGCAAAAGATATTGACAAGAGATGTGACTGCAGATGATGAAATTGCTGACTCTGTATTTGTGCAGTCATATATTCCAAAGACATTAGATAACGTGAAGAATGCGGAGGAAGATGTGATACGTATAACAAGTGGGAAGGATACTGGAGATATGTACTACAAAACCATTACAGGATTGAAGGGGAGTCTTTCTAAAGTTGAAGAGAACCCATTAAATTCTTGTGTGAATAAGGATGGCGAAAGCCAAGAGGGTGAAGAATCCGAGTCTGGGTCGggggaagatgaagatgaagagaaTTCAAGCGATTCAGAATTTGAGAAAGAGGATAACagtgttgataaaaaaaaaaaaagctgcCAGAAAAGAGAATAAGAAGAAagtaaaagaagagaaaagagaagCTCGGAAGACGAAAACCCCAAAAGCcgtaaagaaaagaaagaagaaaatggCGAAAGCCAAGAAGACCCGATAAATAAATCCTATAGCAGCATTTGCCTATTCCTTCATGCATTGCAGATGGTAGAGTAGTGAAGTTAATTTATTATCACAAGTTTTTTGGGTTTAATCTGGTAATGTCACTTTACAAGGCGGGAATGTAAATCATGTAAGAGCATTATTTTCTTCCATGTAACTTAAGTCTAACTGACTAACGAGTTCGAGGACATTGGCTAAATGGATTTTTGTTAGTGGCCATGAATGGGGCAGAGATTCTTGTCCCCATTCTGGGAATATACATTATATTAAAATTGGTTACTTTGAGAATAATTATAAGTctcaattaatatttaaatagtGCAACATATAAAATGTAGGGATAAGGGTTGatactaatgtttttttttttttgaaagatgaTCTTAACATACTGTataaatttacttttatttaATGAAAAATTTAAATAGACTGGTTCGATAAAGAGAAGGGAACGAAAAAGAACTGGAGAGAAAACTGAAAACTGATACAACGTCATATATATTGCAACATGATCTTTTAAAATACTGTGTAAACAACTTGTATTTTCTAGAAAAATGATCAACAAAAAGAGTTATCACAATAGAGAGTAACTATTTTAGAAAGTTTATATACCAATAAATGACAAAAGATAAAATCGTAGACTGATGAGGTTGCTAAAtttaagggtaaagttcaaataaaatctctgtgatttcactaattttcatataaaggactgtggtttactttttgtcaaaacgaagaCTGGagttttcaaatttagcaaaataaggattttttcgattgatactattaaaatcaccctttacgacttcaaaaatgacatattttaaaaactactaatattctaagcaattttaattcttcaacttttttattttgagattattttctaaaatcgaaaatgtagttccataaaaaatatggcattgaacaactttaattcttgaaaattttcattttcaggtcgttaaagatagttttaatagcattattaaaagcgtgaacctcaatcatcgttttgacaaaaggtaaaccatagtcctttatctgaaaattagtgaaaccacaaaagttttatttgaactttaccctaaatttAATTATGTTTCTTCAATATAGTTTACAAAAGCTATCGTTTGttttgtatatttgaaagaGTTTACATGTATAACAAGCAAAAGAACACATGTGAACATCTAATTGCGAGATTTATTTACTCTAATTAGCAATACATTAacatttcaaactattttttttttaatatatccATGTATTCTTAAGAAATTTTTATGATATGAAATGAGGTTTGTGTGTCTgcattaattttttcttttttgtccaAGCACTCAAATTTGAGATAGCAATTCCATGTGAACATTTTATGTGCATTAATAGATGAAATGATTTTACATGATGAAAGTTAGAtataaattctttttttttatgaaaaatataaattcaCAAACCATattgaaagaaaatatattcttAATCCAACAGAGTAAGTATACTGATTGCAATATATTGACACTTTATGTAATTGGGTAAATAATAATTGGAATAATGCAAATTTGATTCTAATTAACGTTTTTGATGAAGTGTAGATTTggctctaacatatgaaattatataaatttaatcttTAATGTTTTCGAACAAGGTTAAGTTTAACGATAAACTGAAACAATTTCGTACAATTTTAgttagttatttgtaattatattagtgacacattaaatattttagatatttaaatcgaaaacaaaaaataaatttgtgaattcttaattgaaattgaaaaggCGATTAAAtcgaaaacaaaaataaatttgtcatgATGAAATGTTATGTAGCAATTTTTAAAATAGTCGACAAAACAATATATTTGTATTATTTATATGATAAGGAAAACAACAGATTTTCTCCAAAAAGACATAATTGTGTTGAAAATGTAGGTATGCAATTTTCTTTTAGATAAAATGTTGTGATTACTTATTGAATTTATACTTCTTCAATTTTAATTCACAAATAGAATAATGTATATTTTTCAACTAATAATCATACTAAAATGTACATACTGTAATTTCTTTATTTCTAATAAAATagtatttataaaattattgtaTATCCCGTGTAATGCACGGGTATAAAGCTAGTATCCATAATGCAGGGAAAATTACActgaaattcatattttaaaacaatttataattatttttggattgtatcaaactagtaaaatcagtatttttaatatattttaagaattagaatttataaattagaagtttagaatatattttctagggtttatgatttacgAATCTCGTCGGCCGCCCGTTTCTCCTAGAGAAAAACGGGTCAGCCACCAGTTTCTCCTAGAGAAAACTGGTAGGCCACCCGATTCGGCCTAAGGCCGAACCGGGTTGCCTACCCATTTTGgcctatttttttattattttttttaaatatatagaaaaaaataaaatatgatatcaattaatttaaatgtataattaattttttgatgtttaattttaggtattaatttttcGGAAACATAGATTTCATTTACATAACTTACCGACTGATTGTACTAGTGaatgcaaaataaataaaaacattttacaGATTGATTGTACTATACTTAATATTAGTCACTTGCGATTCAATTTCCTTGTGCACTTTCATCCAGATCGTGTCGAGGGCGCCAGTAGATGAATTTAGCCATTGCTTCAAACCTGCATGTTCACTCTCCACCCTACAAGatgtttgttgaaacacctttccacataattttgatttgacaaaattgtttaagtgtaattaaaatatattctaaacacactaagtttaaatgctttgatttattctactaatgtgtttgttcaatgttgagttaaattgtttataagacacaaagattaaaaggcccaaagcccaatacggaagtcaaagcccaagtcaaacagtttaagacaactcagcccgcgtatgtcaaaacgttgtcgttatgtacaaaacgcaactcagcggaagaatgatctagaagaccttcgtggaacaacttcgggacgaagctgctgagttgattcgacaaagagtataagacagcagctggctaagaacaacttccagacaaagtgtttccactttgggtaaagttcagaagacacagaatgctgtccagttgaccttaccataaatggagagacaatctgccgagctgaccaaaagctgaccaaggacagaagatactcaaatctgattggccgagagctctgagcaagacaggatgacaacgacaggaagtcgtttccctccaacggttatttcaaaattcgaaatgaccgacacctcaaacgtctctataaatagagcccttcagttgcttcattcgacacagaacttgatcaagccattacgctgaccaaatctctacgcaaagttctgcaagaaaaagcaaagcaatcttacactaaatttcatatcttttgtgtaaaagtctagagtgattattcaatcatctaaggtgtcttagcaatcgttgtttaggacaaacacttatcatttctaaaattagaaaggagaggctgagtactcggttatagtactcagcgagagattaggattgagtagaggtatagaggaaggtactcttgttatactcagttgctaagattgtaaaaggtttgatgctctaccgttaaagagctcagtagagaattcgaaatctcggaacgtgttccggggacaggacgtaggcttggaggccgaacctggataaatgtgctgagtaacatatttctaaccttaaactcctttatatacttattgcttgcttaaacaaaaaactgaccaagtaaagaggtcaagctgagttgtgcgcattgcatatctgagctcaggaaaagactctaagtgctatctcatgactcaagtaaagaaactgacctagtcaccagttgactaagccagtatcttgctattcactcagcgccgctgttaaaacctttttctcacgaaaaagaagtctgtcgtaacttaaaatttttaaatagttcctaacccccccttggaactatacatGTAACGTTATaaaggaccaacaagtggtatcagagcttaaaagctcactgtaaaaggtttaaccaccttgagctgatccccactatgggcgaaaacagtactcggtttctcccaggaaaccaaacaactcagatcttacctgaggggctgtccattactcggcctcccctattcttcgggtctaactataccttctggaagaataggatgaaaaatttcattcaggctacaaatatgagtgcctggctatccatagtccaaggcccatttgtacatgtcgaagttgtggctggccaaacagttgttaaagctgaggccaaatggacagaggatgatctcaagaagctaaaaaatcatgcttcggctataaacatgcttcactgtgcgctcgatgctgcagaatataataaaatctcaggttgtgagtcggcgcaagagatctggaagaagctagaggtcacctacgaaggaacaaataaagtaaaggagtccaaggtgaaccagcaaatgagactgtacgagctgttcgaaatgaacaatgatgagggaatatctgacatgaatgcaaggtttaccaacatcatcaatgagctcaagagacttgggaagatcttcactgaggaagaacaagtcaagaaaatactcaggagccttcccaaagactggcaagcaaagaagaccgctgttgaggaagctcatgaaggaaattaaggctaaggtatagcagcggaaatataaaaattttagtctacttccttttaaccataggatccgttaatcgttatttcatataaagagggataagaaggaatacctttcgatgaacaatctaccgttgttaaagaagcgcccacaattcttctccgagattccaaacATAAAGAttaatacggtgaggctaagatgaaatcaacccttatgagatgcaaccaaaatagattgcctctaacaaaccaacacaagatcaaagagaaagagagatgaataagattaatcaatcgatggaatgccgtatgaattctagttcacgaacttgggaatagaattcttttctctcactaatatagcaatttcgaaaatcacatatagGGGAGGGATTAGGCTTAGTCAAAATTCACTATAGGGGGgcatatatattagcttgtatctaaaccctagttagataggaataggttacttaatgggaattccattcggaataggattcctaattattatcttataatatatcaaatacatttaggataataataaataacctaattggataataataggagtatattaatctaattaaaactcctaattaaattatctcttaattaatttaattcataatcctaatttaattaggattaatggaataaaattaattccttcctaacatatataaatttcggccccctcctagtatttgggccttactgggcttaattgggcttccatctattaatcatatccatctctcttttggttccaagtcttatgtgtgatccattaggtccttactacttctggccgtatgcaacccattaaattaatttcttcaagaattatatttaatcccttgcataacggaatgatgtacagagtatgttattggtaagtccgtaatcattcccccagagtccgttaagaagacaggttgattctgtcgttaacccttccgtattagttacggtataatacgatcctttatcaactacatccttgaactgaatcttatgactatgggtaatgtcaagtcacatatagcgagacgttcgttttacttgttattggccgagtcaactcaaaaagataggttaagtgaaatccgaatttctactcttaagctatcaccttgcaagggtttagagtcgagtcttccacaagcgatccttggatgtatctcccattaatcgggagcgataaatgctcaatccaatgtataactaccctgaaattacttcctatgacacccaacctttgcagttcacaccccagagtcatctctgttaaggatcatgggaccacaggatcaaagtctcacattcagtaattcaggatgaccaattaacattcctttgagtctgaggattagttatacctattaataccaatgagatgaacagttgacaatgatgaatctacccatcctgttatctcaagttggatccccaatcctaatgaacaacgtttcaccggatctatgtaactgtccagatatctatatatgtgaagcttgtgagattagctttctgtcggacagaagacattgttacatacaagtctcaactgtgatatatcaatcctaaatatatcacttgacttggggtggttttaagttcattagtttattataaagttttgtctcacttcatgcttgtatgaacactttataatcactttaaacaaacttacggatttccttttattagactttatttagtgcttaaaagggattgcctttatatagttataaaacatatatctcattaaaacaaatgatataaagaacaattcatttacaataagtttgtatcctgcaacaattgactataggacactaaaccccaacatactcccacttggactaaagccaattgtttctaaaacttatcccagtataagttaaatgacgatcatgtactttctgggttaaaggctttgttaacggatctgcaacgttgtcctctgtaggtactctttctattctcacatctcctctagccacaatctctctaatgatgtggtatcgctttaggtagtgcttggatgcattatgagaccatggttcctttgcttgcgcaatggctccattgttatcacagtacagagtaatgggattgacaatgtcagacaccacacctagttctgtaatgaactttctaatccaaactgcttcctttgctgcttccacagcagcgatgtactctgactcggtcatagagaaagctacgcttccctgcttggaacttttccaactgaccgcgcccccatttaggataaacaggtatccttattgggatttaaaatcattctcatctgtgagatgactagcgtctgaaaatccttgtattttcagatctccttctccgtacactagaaacatatctttagttcttctcaagtacttaagaatgttcttgacggcaatccaatgctcgtctcccggattcccttggtaacgactcgttacagataacgcgaaagctacgtcgggtctagtgcatagcatagcctacataatcgaaccgatcgcactggcgtacgggactacagccatgcgtcgtttgtcatcatcagttttaggacattgatgattgtttaactttactccatgtaccatgggtaagttacctcgattcaagcatgctaaaccgatttagcaccttttcaatgtatgtagcctgtgaaagaccaagcagtctacgtgatctatccctgtagatctttataccaagtatataggc
The DNA window shown above is from Euphorbia lathyris chromosome 1, ddEupLath1.1, whole genome shotgun sequence and carries:
- the LOC136224953 gene encoding carboxylesterase 1-like; translated protein: MADAEPPNPDFRSWIVSNPDGTHTRVFNYPTVPPNSSSSLPVLTKDIQINSANKTWLRIYLPRHLLDSSSSAANNRRLPLLLYFHGGGFVFFAADSTINHDFCVIMSQRIDAVVVSVEYRSAPEHRLPAAYDDAFEALQFIKSSQEDWLTQFADVSRCFLMGTSAGGNIAYHTGLRVCKSGRELEPLKVQGLVLHHPFFGGLERTGSELKMGNNCGLPLDGTDFLWEYSLPVGSDRDHEYCNPMVSGLNKCQIIRESGLRVLVFGAYGDPMIDRQMGFAKMLEDNGVMNVAHFYEGTHGVEFIDSAKAELMFCILIDFFL